The proteins below are encoded in one region of Lactuca sativa cultivar Salinas chromosome 3, Lsat_Salinas_v11, whole genome shotgun sequence:
- the LOC111883229 gene encoding uncharacterized protein LOC111883229 — protein sequence MADSSSTVNDSSVPNNSSPFFIASSDTPNSILVSTVFNGVGFNSWKRSMILSLSAKNKLGFVDGSIAKPDFNSSSFSLWFRANSMVISWILNSLSKTIADSVLFFESASEIWNELIQRYEQSSGGQLYQIQQQLYSLSQGSDDFSTYFTKITKIWDELRILQDLPSCLCGTAARIQKFLDDQRLIQLLMGLNDTYKVVRGQLLMMKPLPSVATAYSILLQEEQQRGITNSPSIHSDAIAMQASYDNSSKKTLTCNHCKKSGHTKAQCYRLNGFPPNFKITKGKRDDIKSTAQNVTTQSTSPITVDQYNQLLQLLTIHNFSPSSSSTQANTSIIEGAMNSEGIFSFEHFVSNVQKSSHLLHEYFSWIIDSGATDHMCSNKSLFLTLRKLHHPHFIGLPNGHKTSIDSYGDIQIHDSILLRNVLYVPCFKYNLVSVPKLASQLQTFVLFTDQSCFMQDPLLKSKLVLDQKSTPNTPQQNGIVERKHKHILETARALFFQFGLGVAYWSSCVQTAVHLINRMPSKVIKFKSPFEALYNVKPDISQLKAFGCLCFASTTHVGRDKFMPRSQACDFVGYPLGQKAYKVLNISTK from the exons CATTGCTTCTTCAGATACTCCCAATTCAATCCTTGTTTCCACAGTCTTTAATGGTGTTGGCTTCAATTCGTGGAAGAGATCTATGATTTTATCTCTTTCTGCTAAAAACAAATTAGGTTTTGTTGATGGATCAATCGCTAAACCAGATTTCAATTCTTCTTCATTTTCTCTCTGGTTTCGTGCAAATTCGATGGTCATCAGTTGGATCTTAAATTCTCTTTCCAAAACCATCGCTGATAGTGTTCTTTTCTTTGAATCTGCTTCTGAAATTTGGAACGAATTGATTCAACGCTATGAACAATCCAGTGGAGGTCAGTTGTACCAAATCCAACAACAACTCTACTCATTATCCCAAGGATCTGACGATTTCTCTACCTATTTCACTAAAATCACAAAGATCTGGGATGAATTAAGGATTCTACAAGATCTTCCTTCTTGTTTGTGTGGTACTGCTGCTCGAATTCAGAAATTTCTTGACGACCAGCGTTTGATACAACTTCTGATGGGATTAAATGATACATATAAAGTTGTGAGGGGTCAATTGCTCATGATGAAACCATTACCATCTGTAGCTACTGCATATTCCATCCTTCTTCAAGAAGAACAACAGAGAGGTATtactaattctccttctatccaTTCGGATGCGATTGCTATGCAAGCTTCATATGATAATTCTTCCAAAAAGACTCTCACATGTAATCATTGCAAGAAATCGGGACATACCAAAGCACAATGTTACAGGTTAAATGGTTTTCCGCCtaatttcaaaatcacaaaagGGAAAAGAGATGATATCAAGTCTACTGCACAAAATGTCACCACTCAATCTACCTCTCCCATTACTGTTGATCAGTACAATCAATTGCTTCAATTACTCACTATTCACAATTTCAGTCCATCTTCTTCATCAACTCAAGCCAACACTTCGATTATTGAAGGGGCTATGAACAGTGAAGGTATTTTTTCTTTTGAACATTTTGTTTCTAATGTTCAAAAATCCTCACATTTATTACATGAATATTTTTCATGGATAATCGATTCTGGTGCTACTGATCACATGTGCTCCAATAAATCTTTGTTTCTTACTCTTCGAAAGCTTCATCACCCTCATTTCATTGGTCTTCCTAATGGTCATAAAACCTCTATTGATTCTTATGGTGATATACAAATACATGATTCAATTTTGCTTCGAAATGTATTGTATGTACCATGTTTCAAATACAACCTTGTTTCTGTTCCCAAATTAGCTTCTCAACTACAAACATTTGTTCTATTTACTGATCAATCTTGCTTCATGCAGGACCCTTTATTGAAGAGTAAGCTTGTACTTG ATCAGAAATCAACTCCAAATACCCCTCAACAAAATGGCATAGTTGAGAGGAAACACAAACACATATTGGAGACAGCAAGAGCTTTGTTTTTTCAATTTGGATTGGGTGTTGCTTATTGGTCTAGTTGTGTTCAAACAGCTGTTCATTTAATAAATCGCATGCCTAGCAAAGTTATCAAGTTTAAATCACCATTCGAAGCTCTTTATAATGTCAAACCTGATATTTCACAGCTCAAAGCGTTTGGTTGTTTGTGTTTTGCAAGCACAACTCATGTTGGAAGGGACAAATTCATGCCCAGGTCTCAAGCATGTGATTTTGTTGGATACCCACTTGGTCAAAAAGCGTATAAAGTGTTAAACATCTCTACAAAATAG